From one Labeo rohita strain BAU-BD-2019 chromosome 8, IGBB_LRoh.1.0, whole genome shotgun sequence genomic stretch:
- the mkrn4 gene encoding makorin, ring finger protein, 4 isoform X2 yields the protein MDRYRIPCRQSRKGSSNVEREVCRQFINGSCRYGPSCYYLHEFPAVPSFQVQCRYFQKGGCWFGDRCRYLHVPQAGEGSSGSSRRGSAPAVFPSALAGRSLADRRGSEPSLLLPQGAYSLNRRGSEPLVTSMCVLQQNFEHLTTGIAEEEELEDGPPQQGAMRSLHQIGTIVSSSSHNYNSAAFVPGAAPAEVQKVTVSEAETQVTGSPERPDQGGAAVSTERQRSSSFDQSKDVACGICMDKISEKSTIQERRYGILPNCNHAFCISCIVTWRKTKDFQEDVIKGCPQCRVKSSFYIPSKHWVCDGEEKASLIAAFKERSSKLKCTFFMRHGCCPFKSECIYSHDMPPNHTHRRRRSAPRDTAEMLEDLGIDGIQLWSYIFALTLLDEDDDDLLDFLDD from the exons ATGGATCGGTATCGCATACCGTGTAGACAATCGAGAAAAGGCAGCTCAAATGTGGAAAGAGAAGTCTGCAG GCAGTTCATCAATGGATCTTGTCGCTATGGTCCGAGTTGTTACTATCTGCATGAGTTTCCTGCAGTACCGTCGTTTCAGGTTCAGTGTAGGTACTTCCAGAAAGGTGGCTGCTGGTTTGGTGACCGTTGCAG GTATCTCCACGTTCCTCAAGCGGGTGAAGGTTCTTCAGGGAGCAGCAGACGTGGTTCAGCACCCGCTGTGTTCCCCTCTGCGCTGGCGGGCCGTTCTCTAGCTGACCGCCGAGGATCTGAGCCCTCTCTTCTCCTGCCTCAAGGCGCCTACAGCCTGAATCGAAGGGGTTCAGAGCCTCTGGTCACAAGTATGTGTGTGCTGCAGCAGAACTTTGAACATTTGACTACAGGCATTGCAGAGGAGGAAGAGTTGGAAGATGGACCTCCTCAGCAGG GTGCAATGAGATCGCTGCATCAAATCGGTACTATAGTTTCCAGTTCATCACATAACTACAACTCGGCAGCTTTTGTGCCTGGCGCAGCACCTGCCGAAGTCCAAAAAGTAACTGTATCTGAAGCCGAGACACAG GTGACTGGTTCACCAGAGAGACCAGATCAGGGTGGCGCTGCAGTGTCGACGGAGCGGCAGCGTTCAAGTTCCTTTGACCAAAGCAAAGATGTGGCCTGTGGTATCTGCATGGATAAAATTTCTGAGAAATCCACCATTCAGGAACGGCGTTATGGCATCCTACCCAACTGCAATCATGCTTTCTGCATCAGCTGCATTGTTACCTGGCGAAAAACAAAGGACTTCCAGGAAGATGTCATCAa gggcTGTCCACAGTGCAGAGTGAAATCTTCCTTTTACATTCCCAGCAAGCACTGGGTCTGTGATGGGGAGGAAAAGGCATCATTGATAGCTGCTTTCAAAGAAAGAAGCAG TAAGTTAAAGTGCACTTTCTTCATGCGTCATGGATGCTGCCCCTTTAAATCGGAGTGCATCTACAGTCATGACATGCCCCCTAATCACACACACCGTCGCAGGCGCTCGGCACCCAGg GACACAGCTGAGATGTTGGAGGATTTGGGTATTGATGGCATCCAGCTTTGGAGTTACATCTTTGCCCTAACTCTGCtggatgaagatgatgatgaccTGCTGGATTTTCTTGATGACTAA
- the rpl10a gene encoding 60S ribosomal protein L10a has product MSKVSRDTLYEAVREVQAGARLKKKKFLETVELQISLKNYDPQKDKRFSGTVRLKTTPRPKFSVCILGDQQHCDEAKAAELPHMDIEALKKLNKNKKLVKKLAKKYDAFLASESLIKQIPRILGPGLNKAGKFPSLLTHNENLGTKVDEVKSTIKFQMKKVLCLAVAVGHVRMTEEELVYNIHLAVNFLVSLLKKNWQNVRALYIKSTMGKPQRLY; this is encoded by the exons ATGAG CAAGGTCTCAAGAGACACTTTGTACGAGGCTGTTCGGGAGGTCCAGGCTGGTGCCCGTCTTAAGAAGAAAAA GTTCCTTGAGACTGTGGaactgcagatcagcttgaagaACTACGATCCCCAGAAGGACAAGCGTTTCTCAGGCACTGTCAG GCTGAAGACCACCCCACGTCCCAAGTTCTCCGTGTGCATTCTTGGTGACCAGCAGCATTGTGATGAAGCCAAGGCCGCTGAGCTTCCACACATGGACATTGAGGCTCTTAAAAAGCTCAACAAGAACAAGAAACTGGTCAAGAAGTTGG CAAAGAAATATGATGCTTTCCTGGCTTCTGAGTCTCTGATCAAGCAGATTCCTCGTATTCTGGGACCTGGTCTCAACAAGGCAGGAAAGTTCCCCTCTCTGCTCACCCATAACGAGAACCTGGGCACCAAGGTGGATGAAGTGAAATCCACCATCAAATTCCAGATGAAGAAG GTTCTGTGTCTGGCTGTGGCCGTTGGTCATGTCAGGATGACTGAGGAAGAGCTGGTCTACAACATCCACCTGGCTGTTAACTTCCTGGTGTCTCTGCTGAAGAAGAACTGGCAGAACGTCAGAGCGCTCTACATCAAGAGCACCATGGGAAAGCCACAGCGCCTCTATTAG
- the fance gene encoding Fanconi anemia group E protein has translation MDLKALLQRFDGRSRFLVHALHSGAAGAKNAQTVFNKQRRSDPDFTLIPFLETLCQQEACVSEDALVLKPLVCLFSEGFKQNLLCFLHLIHPGLPKDRVHHLLECLTQDDVENQWACVLIKQLQRDIEGTRKETLLTLNCTGKLKSLCERFRNADAKGRWAACFEGLESEGKESNVTVLSQKKRKSDYMDHDGDVQEDHQSKRVKMDFWPCDEEEKLTEEEEPKMRTSQLEQSAASVSQAHSDVLGSLKNLPEHMKAAVPVIKELLDTESTWDESSVSALKVFHECDPNEVEILCSMLGLSEASEQSLPQFCSCLLELSPDLSHSTACAVITHLLLEKILSLAEPASRCLVTAVMSLCTRYPRPTCQALIEPVLQKGQTGSAQAELLCRLVVDCLEPHHRLLVFQTILGVSWDEGVLSVIHALLDSKLELSEEDFSLFTNQLCSQSPHFSKSMKFAKMLLSVLTKYQSHVNPACHHTLSSCLSFNETFLKKSLQAALKRISL, from the exons ATGGATCTGAAAGCTCTGTTGCAGCGTTTTGACGGACGGTCCCGGTTTCTGGTTCACGCACTGCATTCAGGAGCAGCCGGGGCGAAAAATGCCCAGACGGTTTTCAATAAACAGCGCAGATCTGATCCAGATTTCACCCTCATTCCGTTTTTGGAAACTTTGTGCCAGCAAGAAGCATGTGTGAGCGAGGACGCTCTCGTTCT TAAACCTTTGGTGTGCTTGTTTTCTGAAGGTTTTAAGCAAAATCTGCTGTGTTTTCTACATCTGATTCACCCTGGACTACCCAAAGACCGCGTTCATCACCTCCTTGAGTGTCTGACTCAGGATGATGTGGAAAATCAGTGGGCTTGTGTCTTAATCAAGCAGCTCCAAAGAGATATTGAGGGGACTAGGAAAGAGACCCTCCTCACCTTAAACTGTACAGGGAAACTAAAGAGTCTCTGTGAGAGATTCAGGAATGCTGATGCAAAGGGAAGATGGGCTGCTTGTTTTGAGGGGCTTGAATCAGAGGGTAAAGAGAGCAACGTGACAGTTTTATCTCAGAAAAAGCGGAAGAGTGACTACATGGATCATGACGGAGATGTCCAGGAAGATCACCAAAGTAAAAGGGTTAAGATGGATTTCTGGCCATGTGACGAAGAAGAGAAGTTGACTGAAGAGGAGGAACCTAAAATGAGAACATCACAACTGGAGCAGAGTGCTGCTTCTGTATCACAGGCTCATTCTGATGTGTTGGGATCTTTAAAAAACCTGCCAGAGCACATGAAG GCTGctgttcctgtgatcaaagaatTACTAGATACAGAGTCAACG TGGGATGAGAGCTCGGTGTCTGCTTTGAAAGTATTTCATGAATGTGACCCCAATGAG GTGGAGATATTGTGTTCGATGCTGGGTTTGTCTGAAGCATCTGAACAGAGTTTACCTCAGTTCTGTAGCTGTCTGTTGGAGCTGTCGCCAGACCTCAGTCACAGCACTGCTTGTGCTGTGATCACACACCTTCTGCTGGAAAAA ATTCTGTCCCTCGCAGAACCTGCCTCTCGCTGTTTGGTAACAGCCGTAATGTCTCTTTGCACTCGTTACCCCAGACCAACCTGCCAGGCTCTGATAGAGCCAGTTTTACAGAAGGGACAAACTG gAAGCGCCCAGGCAGAATTACTTTGTAGACTGGTAGTGGACTGCCTTGAGCCACATCACAGGCTTCTTGTATTTCA AACAATACTTGGAGTTTCCTGGGATGAGGGAGTGTTATCAGTCATCCATGCATTGCTGGATTCAAAG CTTGAGCTGAGTGAGGAGGATTTCTCTCTCTTCACCAATCAGCTTTGCAGCCAGTCTCCACATTTCAGCAAATCTATGAAGTTTGCCAAGATGTTGCTGAGTGTCTTGACCAAGTATCAGTCACAT gtAAACCCTGCATGCCACCACACACTTTCCAGTTGCCTGTCTTTCAACGAAACCTTCCTCAAGAAATCATTGCAGGCTGCATTAAAACGGATTTCCCTTTGA
- the mkrn4 gene encoding makorin, ring finger protein, 4 isoform X1 produces MPLAIHQAKRDKRKMERDAQSSKGPGENSAVCRQFINGSCRYGPSCYYLHEFPAVPSFQVQCRYFQKGGCWFGDRCRYLHVPQAGEGSSGSSRRGSAPAVFPSALAGRSLADRRGSEPSLLLPQGAYSLNRRGSEPLVTSMCVLQQNFEHLTTGIAEEEELEDGPPQQGAMRSLHQIGTIVSSSSHNYNSAAFVPGAAPAEVQKVTVSEAETQVTGSPERPDQGGAAVSTERQRSSSFDQSKDVACGICMDKISEKSTIQERRYGILPNCNHAFCISCIVTWRKTKDFQEDVIKGCPQCRVKSSFYIPSKHWVCDGEEKASLIAAFKERSSKLKCTFFMRHGCCPFKSECIYSHDMPPNHTHRRRRSAPRDTAEMLEDLGIDGIQLWSYIFALTLLDEDDDDLLDFLDD; encoded by the exons ATGCCATTAGCCATCCATCAGGCAAAGAGGGACAAGCGCAAGATGGAAAGGGACGCACAATCATCCAAAGGCCCAGGAGAAAACAGTGCAGTTTGTAG GCAGTTCATCAATGGATCTTGTCGCTATGGTCCGAGTTGTTACTATCTGCATGAGTTTCCTGCAGTACCGTCGTTTCAGGTTCAGTGTAGGTACTTCCAGAAAGGTGGCTGCTGGTTTGGTGACCGTTGCAG GTATCTCCACGTTCCTCAAGCGGGTGAAGGTTCTTCAGGGAGCAGCAGACGTGGTTCAGCACCCGCTGTGTTCCCCTCTGCGCTGGCGGGCCGTTCTCTAGCTGACCGCCGAGGATCTGAGCCCTCTCTTCTCCTGCCTCAAGGCGCCTACAGCCTGAATCGAAGGGGTTCAGAGCCTCTGGTCACAAGTATGTGTGTGCTGCAGCAGAACTTTGAACATTTGACTACAGGCATTGCAGAGGAGGAAGAGTTGGAAGATGGACCTCCTCAGCAGG GTGCAATGAGATCGCTGCATCAAATCGGTACTATAGTTTCCAGTTCATCACATAACTACAACTCGGCAGCTTTTGTGCCTGGCGCAGCACCTGCCGAAGTCCAAAAAGTAACTGTATCTGAAGCCGAGACACAG GTGACTGGTTCACCAGAGAGACCAGATCAGGGTGGCGCTGCAGTGTCGACGGAGCGGCAGCGTTCAAGTTCCTTTGACCAAAGCAAAGATGTGGCCTGTGGTATCTGCATGGATAAAATTTCTGAGAAATCCACCATTCAGGAACGGCGTTATGGCATCCTACCCAACTGCAATCATGCTTTCTGCATCAGCTGCATTGTTACCTGGCGAAAAACAAAGGACTTCCAGGAAGATGTCATCAa gggcTGTCCACAGTGCAGAGTGAAATCTTCCTTTTACATTCCCAGCAAGCACTGGGTCTGTGATGGGGAGGAAAAGGCATCATTGATAGCTGCTTTCAAAGAAAGAAGCAG TAAGTTAAAGTGCACTTTCTTCATGCGTCATGGATGCTGCCCCTTTAAATCGGAGTGCATCTACAGTCATGACATGCCCCCTAATCACACACACCGTCGCAGGCGCTCGGCACCCAGg GACACAGCTGAGATGTTGGAGGATTTGGGTATTGATGGCATCCAGCTTTGGAGTTACATCTTTGCCCTAACTCTGCtggatgaagatgatgatgaccTGCTGGATTTTCTTGATGACTAA
- the inavaa gene encoding innate immunity activator protein: protein MDCKEEISDSDSGIILNSGPDSPTSPVKDLSTHTRAMRLKQQALEDRLELCVLELKKLCIREAELTGKLPSDYPLLPDEKPPQVRRRIGTAFKLDEGFISQDGEESELHALEADLALQRQIYEAARKLSLEEHISKPVRKSRLQQCKREEKKLKELQDAILKHRVNHGCVSPQTCYSSRQRDLCMSDDSSLSDAVALDDDSDSAPFSTAVLGSSTDSGFQCLTLLPNNGPKQSSSSSSLDYDASPIQNSPWKESSLDQPYQKQKPSHSACSSRSSSPTGSPADTRMAELPPPPQFVFKSLPVRNNQPNSAPSTPELPLRRQFTQSFRLPRSKPELTKASSDLGRGRTKLPRRRVTDFALAYSVQRLYQCSSEDSSSELSISSYSSSSSRETTNEAPKPCPPPYGYHRIVPNKAPVQLNAHNTLKNNNNNPPHLMPGPNRVKISNGTSLQADMGRMQLGPNSQCDPLKTNKPQQEVTSPKRVLKPPPPYTKVVRTTSLREYPNHPSRVLPRDVVSGELKTWHQKNNIAISKPRSLERQGSIRIKRPEPPPYHHIPSHKQVILQRASDGTPLQWYEEEDSEIVSQV from the exons atggaCTGTAAGGAGGAGATCAGTGACTCTGATAGCGGGATCATTTTGAACTCTG GCCCAGACAGTCCCACGTCTCCGGTGAAGGACCTGAGCACTCACACACGTGCCATGAGGCTGAAGCAGCAGGCCCTTGAAGACAGACTGGAGCTTTGTGTTCTGGAGCTCAAGAAACTCTGCATTAGAGAGGCT GAGCTGACTGGAAAGCTGCCCTCCGATTACCCTCTCCTGCCTGACGAGAAGCCTCCGCAGGTCCGGCGACGCATCGGAACCGCTTTCAAACTGGATGAGGGTTTCATTTCGCAAGATGGCGAG GAGTCTGAGCTGCACGCGCTCGAGGCCGATCTCGCCCTGCAGCGGCAGATTTATGAGGCAGCCCGAAAGCTATCCCTCGAGGAGCACATCAGCAAACCGGTGAGGAAAAGCCGACTGCAGCAGTGTAAACGTGAAGAGAAGAAGCTTAAAGAGCTTCAGGATGCGATACTGAAACACCGCGTCAACCACGGCTGTGTGTCTCCACAGACCTGCTATTCGTCCAGGCAGAGAG ATCTTTGCATGTCTGATGACAGCTCGCTGTCTGACGCTGTTGCCTTGGATGATG ACTCAGACTCTGCTCCCTTTTCTACGGCCGTTCTGGGCTCTTCCACGGACAGCGGTTTCCAGTGTCTGACACTTTTACCCAATAACGGCCCGAAGCAGTCAAGCTCCAGCTCTAGTCTGGACTATGATGCTTCACCCATTCAGAACTCTCCATGGAAGGAATCCAGCTTGGACCAGCCCTACCAGAAACAAAAACCATCGCACTCTGCCTGCAGCAGCCGGTCAAG CAGTCCAACAGGCTCACCAGCAGACACAAGAATGGCAGAACTTCCTCCACCACCCCAATTTGTGTTTAAGAGTCTGCCGGTGCGAAACAATCAGCCAAACAGCGCCCCCTCCACCCCAGAGCTGCCACTGCGCCGACAGTTCACACAGTCCTTCAG GCTTCCCAGAAGCAAACCAGAATTGACCAAGGCCAGCTCAGACCTGGGACGGGGCCGGACCAAATTGCCACGTCGACGAGTGACTGATTTCGCATTAGCCTACTCAGTTCAACGTTTATACCAGTGCAGCTCTGAAGACAGCAGCTCCGAGCTTTCCATTTCCTCATACAGCAGTTCCTCCAGCCGAGAGACGACCAACGAAGCACCCAAACCCTGTCCGCCTCCATACGGCTACCATCGCATCGTTCCAAATAAAGCACCGGTCCAACTCAACGCCCACAATACactcaaaaacaacaacaacaacccacCTCATCTCATGCCTGGCCCAAATCGAGTAAAGATTAGCAATGGGACATCACTTCAGGCAGACATGGGGAGGATGCAACTCGGACCAAATTCACAGTGTgatcctttaaaaacaaataaacccCAACAAGAGGTTACTTCACCCAAACGAGTGCTCAAACCTCCCCCGCCGTACACAAAGGTGGTCCGCACGACATCGCTAAGAGAGTATCCCAACCACCCCAGCCGCGTGCTTCCTCGAGATGTGGTATCGGGGGAGCTTAAAACCTGGCACCAGAAAAACAACATAGCCATATCCAAACCCCGCTCACTTGAACGGCAAGGATCGATTCGAATCAAGCGCCCAGAGCCGCCACCCTACCACCACATTCCCTCTCATAAACAG GTGATTCTGCAAAGGGCTTCGGATGGAACACCGCTGCAGTGGTATGAAGAAGAAGACTCTGAGATTGTGAGTCAGGTGTAA
- the si:ch211-163l21.11 gene encoding inositol 1,4,5-triphosphate receptor associated 2, translating into MACEDQQVLTNNHTENSEHDSEEESRHEDQLALEEPSDDVRLGPNSVDMTEEELEAAFSRLSLAFRCDQYTLCQRLETEEHARDNAEDNLRLEVERGKEVLETLKGMCLDIKRAGLLQRLELCLNIIKGTIGRISNTSEVLGAVHQEAKVSRAVELMVAHVEKLKRRHERNSAELEEMKKQMEKSSRERYVYEQWEETDTIEKLEKDLQKPQLRRRISTNIIAKQIQRQKTKESEAISSSLTNEIREKRESNTKKPDHTDDCQMNRGQVVPKDDSPSQTAAADAPEETSSVQIHPNQTLRLELDPAFVKKNTNSPPVLPHQRLRKKASLEYSHTWLKKSERYLRNCDRCVINIQRPLRQWMYRCRWIILVIYLTVLCSIIILAILVWLLQTPVLWM; encoded by the exons ATG GCTTGTGAAGACCAGCAAGTGCTGACCAACAACCATACAGAGAATAGTGAGCATGACTCTGAGGAAG AGTCTAGACATGAGGACCAGCTTGCTTTAGAAGAACCATCTGATGATGTGAGGCTGGGTCCTAACAG TGTTGACATGACAGAGGAGGAATTGGAG GCTGCTTTCTCTCGGCTGTCTCTGGCCTTTCGCTGTGACCAGTACACGCTGTGTCAGCGGCTGGAGACAGAGGAACACGCTCGGGACAATGCCGAGGACAACCTCAGACTGGAAGTGGAAAGAGGCAAGGAAGTGCTTGAG ACACTCAAGGGAATGTGCTTAGATATTAAACGTGCCGGGCTTCTCCAGCGTCTTGAGTTGTGCCTTAACATCATTAAGGGCACCATCGGAAGAATCTCCAACACATCAGAGGTTCTTGGAGCTGTGCATCAG GAGGCTAAAGTGAGCCGTGCAGTGGAACTGATGGTGGCTCATGTGGAGAAACTGAAGCGGCGTCATGAGAGGAACAGCGCTGAACTAGAGGAGATGAAGAAACAGATGGAGAAAAGCAGCAGAGAGCGATATGTCTACGAGCAGTGGG AGGAAACTGACACTATTGAAAAGCTGGAGAAAGATTTACAAAAG CCACAGTTACGACGTAGAATCAGTACAAACATCATTGCAAAGCAAATCCAG AGGCAAAAAACGAAGGAGTCAGAAGCTATATCATCGTCATTGACCAATGAGATTAGGGAAAAGAGAGAATCAAATACAAAGAAACCAGACCACACAGATGACTGCCAAATGAACAGAGG GCAAGTAGTACCTAAAGATGACAGTCCCTCACAAACCGCCGCAGCTGATGCTCCTGAGGAGACGTCCTCTGTGCAAATTCATCCCAACCAAACACTGAGACTTGAGCTGGACCCTGCCTTTGTTAAAAA AAACACAAATTCACCGCCAGTGTTACCTCATCAAAGACTGAGAAAGAAGGCGTCACTGGAGTATAGTCATACCTGGCTGAAGAAATCTGAGCGCTACCTCAGAAACTGTGATAGATGCGTCATTAACAT ACAGCGCCCTCTTAGGCAGTGGATGTATCGCTGCCGCTGGATTATCCTTGTCATTTACCTCACTGTTCTGTGCTCGATCATTATATTAGCCATATTAGTGTGGTTGCTGCAAACGCCCGTCTTATGGATGTGA